Proteins encoded within one genomic window of Conchiformibius steedae:
- a CDS encoding tetratricopeptide repeat protein, whose amino-acid sequence MGFKILRLFCHVLYDKINAKTCQNPRKFITKNYQTARQWFEKSAAQGNSDAQVGLGILYKDGLGVGQNYPSAYQWFSKAAAQNHAEAQYALGILYEHGWGVKQNYQAARQWFEKAVAQNHAGAQSNLGNLYVHGRGVTQNYQTARQWFEKAAAQNHATAQHNLGSLYALGWGVKQDYQAARKWYEKAAAQNHAVAQYGLGSLYYNGYGVAKNDQTARQWFEKAAAQNHEDAKKALEILKSQGH is encoded by the coding sequence ATGGGCTTTAAAATTTTGCGATTGTTTTGTCATGTGCTGTATGACAAAATTAACGCAAAAACGTGTCAAAATCCGCGCAAATTTATAACAAAAAATTATCAAACCGCGAGACAATGGTTTGAAAAATCGGCTGCTCAGGGTAATTCTGATGCTCAAGTTGGATTGGGTATTTTGTATAAAGACGGATTGGGTGTAGGGCAAAACTATCCAAGTGCTTATCAGTGGTTTAGTAAAGCAGCGGCACAAAATCATGCTGAAGCACAATACGCACTGGGTATATTGTATGAGCATGGCTGGGGCGTAAAGCAAAATTATCAAGCTGCGCGTCAGTGGTTTGAAAAAGCTGTTGCACAGAATCATGCTGGCGCACAAAGTAATTTGGGTAATTTATATGTACATGGGCGTGGTGTAACACAAAATTACCAAACAGCACGTCAATGGTTTGAAAAGGCGGCTGCGCAAAATCATGCTACTGCACAACATAATCTAGGTAGTTTATATGCGCTTGGCTGGGGGGTAAAGCAAGATTATCAAGCTGCGCGTAAATGGTATGAAAAAGCCGCTGCGCAAAATCATGCTGTTGCGCAATATGGGCTTGGTAGTTTGTATTATAACGGGTATGGTGTGGCGAAAAACGACCAAACAGCACGCCAATGGTTTGAAAAAGCCGCTGCACAAAACCATGAAGATGCTAAAAAAGCCTTGGAAATTTTAAAATCTCAAGGTCATTAA
- a CDS encoding DNA adenine methylase — protein MANSPPASPLRGWFGGKSRLTSTLIPLIPAHHCYAEVFAGAAWLLFHKSPSRTEALNDINADIINLYRVVQNHSPELLRLAEQMLPSRDEYQRLQATPPDSLTDVQRAVRFLYLHRLSFGGRVIEQSCASRRNRPPRFNPQKLMQELTDSRQRLQGVMLERLPYSEFIRRYDADDTFFYVDPPYWGCEGAYGKGIFSRDDFSALATQLRGIKGKFLLSINDVPQIREIFDGFHTLPVKLRYSVPSGGNQRANELLIANYPLFKNNI, from the coding sequence ATGGCTAATTCCCCACCCGCCAGCCCGCTTCGCGGCTGGTTTGGCGGCAAATCCCGTTTAACTTCCACGCTAATCCCTTTGATTCCCGCCCACCACTGCTATGCAGAGGTGTTTGCGGGCGCAGCGTGGTTGCTATTCCACAAATCCCCCAGCCGCACCGAAGCCCTAAACGACATCAATGCCGACATTATCAATCTCTATCGGGTGGTTCAAAACCACAGCCCAGAGCTGTTGCGCCTTGCCGAGCAGATGCTGCCCAGCCGCGATGAGTATCAACGGCTACAAGCCACCCCGCCCGACAGCCTGACCGATGTACAGCGTGCCGTGCGCTTCCTGTATTTACACCGTTTGAGCTTTGGTGGGCGCGTGATAGAGCAGAGCTGTGCATCGCGCCGCAACCGTCCGCCACGCTTCAACCCACAAAAGCTGATGCAGGAGCTGACAGACAGCCGCCAACGTTTGCAGGGCGTGATGCTGGAGCGGTTACCGTATAGCGAGTTTATCCGCCGCTACGATGCCGACGATACCTTTTTCTATGTGGACCCGCCGTATTGGGGCTGCGAGGGCGCATACGGCAAGGGTATTTTCAGCCGTGATGATTTTAGCGCATTGGCAACCCAATTGCGCGGGATTAAGGGTAAATTTCTGCTGTCTATCAACGATGTGCCGCAGATTAGAGAGATATTTGACGGCTTCCACACGCTGCCCGTTAAACTGCGCTACAGCGTACCCAGCGGCGGCAACCAGCGTGCCAACGAGCTGCTGATTGCCAACTATCCGTTGTTCAAAAATAATATATAG
- a CDS encoding GIY-YIG nuclease family protein encodes MAWIKLIIVAGLLLGMFFAGVYIQGKKNFKNNQEKLDALNKKLHQEKQAMIAEADAEKRKLEDERKAWRTEQTEREKKQQDKYAAQQNKLSEKQRQIQQQLNAAQAKLEAAKAEAQRSLSATRQAEQAIQRRINGYGDQYLIPSVQLIDDIAQEYSIHNAGEKLKTCRKQVRDSIQSGNATSGDAAVSKVLLDFFNTKAEQLLAEVKHENYGKLKQELADIYALTEYHAKAAAFAGAVRKDYYQLRQEELKWASVLHTLRTEEREQQRAIREQAREEERARKEYEKAMRDAAKEESMLQKAMDKARAELERATAEQRAQYESQLADLSQKLKEAEEKNQRALSMAQQTRAGHVYLISNIGSFGENMVKIGMTRRLEPLDRVRELGDASVPFLFDVHAIIYSDDAPALEKQLHRAFSDARVNKVNHRKEFFRVSPQQLKDKLAELGIQAQFTLAAEAAEYRETLRIEAMAHGERDKILNHLLEQET; translated from the coding sequence ATGGCATGGATTAAGTTGATTATTGTTGCAGGTTTGTTGTTGGGTATGTTCTTTGCGGGTGTGTATATTCAGGGCAAAAAGAACTTTAAAAACAATCAGGAAAAACTGGACGCATTAAACAAAAAACTGCATCAGGAAAAGCAAGCCATGATTGCCGAAGCTGATGCGGAAAAACGCAAACTGGAAGATGAACGCAAAGCATGGCGAACCGAACAGACAGAGCGCGAGAAAAAACAGCAGGACAAATATGCTGCACAACAAAACAAATTATCGGAAAAACAACGTCAAATCCAACAACAACTAAATGCCGCACAAGCCAAATTGGAAGCAGCCAAAGCCGAAGCCCAGCGCAGCTTATCTGCCACACGCCAAGCCGAACAAGCCATACAACGGCGCATCAACGGTTACGGCGACCAGTATCTGATTCCGTCCGTGCAACTGATTGACGACATCGCCCAAGAATACAGTATCCACAACGCAGGCGAAAAGCTGAAAACCTGCCGCAAACAAGTGCGCGACAGCATTCAGTCAGGCAATGCCACATCAGGCGATGCCGCTGTTTCCAAAGTATTGCTGGATTTTTTCAATACCAAAGCCGAACAACTGCTTGCCGAAGTCAAACACGAAAACTACGGCAAACTCAAACAAGAACTGGCAGATATTTACGCGCTGACCGAATACCACGCTAAAGCCGCCGCTTTTGCTGGTGCGGTGCGTAAAGATTACTACCAACTGCGCCAAGAAGAATTAAAGTGGGCAAGCGTATTGCACACGCTACGCACGGAAGAGCGCGAACAGCAACGCGCCATCCGCGAACAGGCACGCGAAGAAGAACGCGCCCGTAAAGAATACGAAAAAGCCATGCGCGATGCCGCCAAAGAAGAGTCCATGCTGCAAAAAGCAATGGACAAAGCCCGCGCTGAATTGGAACGCGCCACCGCCGAACAACGCGCCCAATACGAAAGCCAACTGGCAGATTTAAGCCAAAAACTTAAAGAAGCGGAAGAGAAAAACCAACGCGCCCTGTCTATGGCGCAACAAACCCGTGCGGGACACGTTTACCTGATTTCCAATATCGGCTCGTTTGGCGAAAACATGGTTAAAATCGGCATGACGCGCCGCCTTGAACCGCTTGACCGCGTGCGTGAGCTGGGCGATGCGTCCGTACCGTTTCTGTTTGACGTACACGCCATTATTTATTCAGACGATGCGCCCGCGCTGGAAAAACAACTGCACCGCGCCTTTAGCGATGCCCGTGTAAACAAGGTCAACCACCGTAAAGAGTTTTTCCGTGTCAGCCCGCAACAGCTTAAAGACAAGCTGGCGGAACTGGGTATTCAGGCACAGTTTACCCTTGCCGCCGAAGCTGCCGAATACCGCGAAACCTTGCGGATTGAAGCAATGGCACACGGCGAGCGCGATAAAATCCTCAATCACTTGTTGGAGCAGGAAACATAA